One genomic window of bacterium includes the following:
- a CDS encoding M55 family metallopeptidase, protein MRIYVSVDMEGITGVAAGKHVQPGEKDYDRFRRLMTQDANAAIEGALEAGATEAVVSDGHGPMTNLLVEELHPDARLISGSNKLLCQMEGIDGGFDAAFFVGYHQREGGGDGILNHTLVGKIVYEVRLNGEPADEAAINAATAGAFGVPVALVTGDSAVCADAVRRLPGVVVAPVKEAVDRTVGLSLTPSRAHALIRARAADAVRAVRDGGVKPYRPATPVTFEVDFKRTAPAHMATLFPGVERRGPRTIAITDSDYVRAFKLFWGCLIVGMAASEGLF, encoded by the coding sequence GTGCGCATCTACGTTTCCGTGGACATGGAAGGCATCACCGGCGTCGCCGCCGGCAAGCACGTTCAGCCGGGCGAGAAGGACTACGACCGCTTCCGGCGCCTGATGACCCAGGACGCCAACGCCGCGATAGAGGGCGCGTTGGAGGCAGGCGCGACCGAGGCCGTGGTCAGCGACGGGCACGGCCCGATGACCAATCTGCTCGTGGAGGAACTCCATCCGGATGCGCGGCTGATAAGCGGCAGTAACAAGCTGCTCTGCCAGATGGAGGGCATAGACGGTGGATTCGACGCCGCGTTCTTCGTCGGGTATCACCAGCGCGAGGGCGGCGGTGACGGGATCCTGAACCACACCCTCGTCGGCAAGATCGTCTACGAGGTGCGGCTGAACGGGGAGCCCGCGGACGAGGCCGCGATCAACGCCGCCACGGCCGGCGCGTTCGGCGTGCCGGTCGCCTTGGTGACCGGCGACAGCGCGGTCTGCGCCGATGCCGTGCGCCGCCTGCCCGGCGTGGTGGTTGCGCCGGTGAAGGAGGCGGTTGACCGAACGGTCGGGCTGAGCCTGACCCCAAGCCGGGCGCACGCGCTGATCCGCGCGCGCGCGGCAGATGCGGTGCGCGCGGTTCGAGACGGCGGCGTGAAACCGTACCGGCCTGCGACGCCGGTGACCTTCGAGGTGGACTTCAAGCGCACGGCCCCGGCGCACATGGCCACGCTGTTCCCGGGCGTGGAGCGCCGCGGGCCACGGACGATAGCCATCACCGATTCCGACTATGTGCGGGCGTTCAAGCTGTTTTGGGGATGCCTGATAGTCGGGATGGCGGCCTCGGAAGGGCTGTTCTAG
- a CDS encoding tartrate dehydrogenase: protein MRRYRIAVIPGDGIGTEVVPEGLKVLEAASDRFGFQIEPSAFPWGCEHYLRHGVMMPDDALETLREFDAILLGAIGDPRVPDHVSLWGLLLRIRKAFDLYANVRPIRLLDGIASPLAGRRPEDVDILFVRENTEGEYSGIGGRVATGTPDELAVQTTVFTHRATDRILRYAFDLARRRRRKLAHVTKSNAMQYTAVMWDEVAERVARDYPDVVMWKLHVDAAAYQMVLHPDRFDVMVGSNLFADILTDLGAALQGSLGLAASANLDPSRTFPSMFEPVHGSAPDIAGRGIANPMATIWTASLLLEHLGEAEAARAVFEALCEVVRRGEVRTPDLGGGSRTAEVGDAVAAAIRS, encoded by the coding sequence ATGAGACGTTACCGGATCGCCGTCATCCCCGGCGACGGCATCGGAACCGAGGTGGTACCCGAGGGACTCAAGGTGCTCGAGGCCGCCTCTGACCGCTTCGGCTTCCAGATCGAGCCCTCGGCCTTCCCCTGGGGCTGCGAGCACTACCTGCGGCACGGCGTGATGATGCCCGACGATGCCCTGGAGACGCTGCGGGAGTTCGACGCGATCCTGCTGGGCGCCATCGGCGACCCGCGGGTGCCGGACCACGTCTCGTTGTGGGGGTTGCTGCTGCGGATACGCAAGGCGTTCGACCTCTACGCCAACGTCCGGCCGATCCGGCTGCTCGATGGCATCGCCTCGCCGCTGGCAGGGCGGCGGCCCGAGGACGTGGACATCCTGTTTGTGCGCGAGAACACCGAGGGCGAGTACTCCGGGATCGGGGGCCGCGTCGCCACCGGTACCCCCGACGAGTTGGCGGTGCAGACGACGGTCTTCACACACCGGGCCACCGACCGCATCCTCCGCTATGCCTTCGACCTGGCACGGCGACGGCGCAGGAAGCTGGCGCACGTCACCAAGTCCAACGCGATGCAGTACACCGCGGTCATGTGGGACGAGGTGGCCGAGCGGGTAGCGCGCGACTATCCTGACGTCGTTATGTGGAAGCTACACGTGGACGCCGCCGCCTACCAGATGGTGCTGCACCCCGACCGGTTTGACGTAATGGTCGGCTCGAATCTGTTTGCCGACATCCTCACCGATCTGGGCGCCGCGCTGCAGGGCAGCCTGGGCCTGGCCGCCAGCGCCAACCTGGACCCCAGCCGCACTTTCCCCTCGATGTTCGAGCCGGTCCACGGCTCGGCTCCCGACATCGCCGGGCGCGGAATCGCCAACCCAATGGCCACGATCTGGACCGCTTCTCTGCTGCTCGAGCACCTGGGCGAAGCCGAGGCCGCGCGCGCGGTGTTCGAGGCGCTGTGCGAGGTAGTCCGCCGGGGCGAGGTGCGAACGCCCGACCTGGGCGGGGGCAGCCGCACCGCGGAGGTGGGCGACGCCGTGGCCGCGGCGATCCGCTCCTAG
- a CDS encoding sugar phosphate isomerase/epimerase family protein has translation MGMKFGVCAWIYGDAPLEDTLGRIAAAGYDGVELPGEPDRWAPEEVRRALSRRSLAPLALTASCMFPQTPRDLANPDRAIREQAVRYIVDCLRFAREVGAPLVQMLPSGETRLRPKASRDDEWWWSIEGMRAAAVEAERTGVRIAIEPLNRYEAYLVTNVSDALAYLTEVDSRWVGLTLDTFHASIEEPDIAGAIRAAGRHLFHFHLGDTNRQALGRGHLDLPSVMEALRAIGYTGAAVLEVMPPGPDPFQSIKDNRSPQVLDGYLAESLARLRAYA, from the coding sequence ATGGGGATGAAGTTTGGCGTCTGCGCGTGGATCTACGGGGATGCGCCCCTCGAAGACACGCTGGGTAGAATCGCGGCTGCGGGCTACGACGGCGTCGAGCTGCCGGGCGAGCCCGACCGCTGGGCGCCGGAGGAGGTGCGGCGGGCGCTTTCCCGCCGCAGCCTGGCACCGCTGGCGCTTACCGCGTCGTGCATGTTCCCGCAGACGCCGCGCGATCTCGCCAACCCCGATCGCGCAATCCGGGAGCAGGCGGTGCGCTACATCGTGGATTGCCTGCGGTTCGCCAGGGAGGTGGGCGCGCCGCTCGTCCAGATGCTGCCGTCGGGCGAGACGCGCCTGCGTCCCAAGGCATCGCGCGACGACGAGTGGTGGTGGTCCATCGAAGGGATGCGGGCCGCCGCGGTCGAGGCCGAACGGACGGGCGTGCGGATCGCCATCGAACCGCTCAACCGGTACGAAGCATATCTCGTCACGAACGTGAGCGATGCGCTCGCGTACCTGACCGAGGTGGATTCGCGGTGGGTCGGGCTCACACTCGACACCTTCCACGCCAGCATCGAGGAGCCGGACATAGCAGGGGCGATCAGGGCGGCTGGAAGGCATCTCTTTCACTTCCACCTGGGCGACACGAACCGGCAGGCACTGGGACGCGGGCACCTCGATCTGCCCTCGGTCATGGAGGCGCTGCGCGCGATCGGCTACACGGGTGCGGCCGTGCTGGAAGTCATGCCACCGGGACCCGATCCCTTCCAGTCAATTAAGGACAACCGGTCACCGCAGGTGTTGGACGGGTATCTGGCCGAGTCGCTCGCGCGGCTGCGGGCATACGCCTGA
- a CDS encoding alpha/beta hydrolase — protein MGTAALGTAALGDGLLLLHGAGGRALAWQNQLLAFPRARAEDLPGRADGTPTSVDGFLGALRGVLGQSGPLILAGHSLGGAIALRWALVYPEEVRALVLLCTGARLRVAPQILEGIRVADPAAIEQFGAMWLGTSPKPRLREKSLALLHAAPPAVLAADLEASDGFDVMSELDHLALPVLIICGAEDRLTPVKYGRYLHERIAGSEMVVIERAGHMVMLEQPAAVNLAMGAFLERLDRGAPGHQAPHRQAPRREAPDREVGDARDG, from the coding sequence TTGGGCACGGCGGCGCTGGGCACGGCGGCTTTGGGCGACGGCCTGCTCCTGCTCCACGGTGCCGGAGGCCGGGCGCTTGCCTGGCAGAACCAGCTCCTGGCGTTTCCCCGCGCGCGGGCAGAGGATCTGCCGGGCCGCGCCGACGGGACCCCGACAAGCGTGGACGGATTCCTAGGGGCGCTGCGCGGGGTGCTGGGACAGAGCGGCCCGCTGATTTTGGCCGGTCACTCGCTCGGCGGCGCGATCGCGCTGCGGTGGGCACTTGTCTACCCCGAGGAAGTCCGCGCGCTCGTGCTCCTCTGCACCGGGGCGCGGTTGAGGGTCGCGCCGCAGATCCTCGAGGGGATACGTGTTGCGGACCCCGCGGCAATCGAGCAGTTCGGCGCGATGTGGCTGGGGACGAGCCCGAAGCCGCGCCTGCGCGAGAAGTCGCTGGCGCTTCTGCACGCTGCGCCCCCGGCCGTGCTTGCAGCGGACCTGGAGGCCTCCGACGGGTTCGACGTGATGTCCGAGCTGGATCATCTGGCGCTGCCGGTGCTCATCATCTGCGGCGCCGAGGACCGGCTCACCCCGGTGAAGTACGGCCGCTACCTCCACGAGCGGATAGCCGGATCCGAAATGGTGGTCATCGAGCGGGCCGGGCACATGGTCATGCTAGAGCAGCCGGCTGCGGTGAACCTCGCGATGGGGGCGTTCCTGGAGCGACTCGACCGTGGCGCACCCGGCCACCAGGCACCACACCGCCAGGCACCACGCCGCGAGGCACCAGACCGGGAGGTGGGGGATGCGCGCGACGGTTGA
- a CDS encoding sugar ABC transporter permease — protein MTLSADGSRAGRSPRRGLSMRAGRRLWLAIFLAPAVVLFAAFVTYPILSALAYSLYSWEGIGRRGFAGLGNFIRLFTTFPYPRLLANAFGNNVIVFILTMLVQNLTGLGLALILARNPWGARAYRAIFFLPVTLSLVIVGFLWALFLNPVFGVVNKTMGIMGLGALARPWLGEPGIALITLTLINAWRWLGFPTIVFLAGINAVPEDYLEAARLDGASEWDVTRRIIFPLLAPAVTIIVILTFIGSFNWFELPYVVQGVSGAPNRATDVLGLLFYRTAFGEVDTGLQDIGVGSAIAVLMFIMLVTVSTVGAVFLRRREVEMG, from the coding sequence TTGACGCTTTCCGCGGACGGTAGCCGGGCGGGGCGCAGCCCCCGCCGCGGCCTGAGCATGCGCGCCGGCCGGCGCCTGTGGCTGGCAATCTTTCTGGCGCCGGCCGTCGTGCTATTTGCCGCGTTCGTCACCTATCCCATCCTCTCGGCGCTGGCCTACAGTCTCTACTCCTGGGAGGGTATCGGGCGGCGCGGCTTCGCCGGACTGGGCAACTTCATCCGGCTGTTCACCACGTTCCCCTACCCCCGCCTGCTGGCGAACGCCTTCGGGAATAACGTGATCGTCTTCATCCTGACGATGCTGGTCCAGAACCTGACAGGCCTGGGGCTGGCGCTGATCCTGGCGCGCAACCCGTGGGGCGCGCGGGCGTACCGGGCGATATTCTTCCTGCCGGTGACGCTCTCGTTGGTGATCGTAGGGTTCCTATGGGCGCTCTTCCTCAACCCGGTCTTCGGGGTGGTCAACAAGACGATGGGGATCATGGGGCTCGGCGCGCTCGCGCGGCCGTGGCTGGGCGAGCCGGGCATCGCGCTCATTACCCTGACGCTCATCAATGCGTGGCGATGGCTGGGCTTCCCGACCATTGTGTTCCTGGCGGGCATCAACGCGGTGCCCGAGGACTACCTGGAGGCGGCGCGCCTGGACGGCGCCAGCGAGTGGGACGTGACCCGGCGGATCATCTTCCCATTGCTGGCGCCCGCGGTGACGATCATCGTGATCCTCACCTTCATAGGGTCGTTCAACTGGTTCGAGCTGCCCTACGTCGTGCAGGGCGTCTCGGGCGCGCCCAACAGGGCGACCGACGTGCTCGGATTGCTCTTCTACCGCACCGCGTTCGGCGAGGTGGACACCGGGCTGCAGGACATCGGCGTGGGATCGGCGATCGCGGTCCTCATGTTCATCATGCTGGTGACCGTCTCGACCGTGGGCGCGGTCTTCCTGCGGCGGCGTGAGGTTGAGATGGGATGA
- a CDS encoding extracellular solute-binding protein: MRRLCTAMIAVALIATFFPASVLGQEPAKLSFWSWRTEDKWVYDRMIRLFQQRNPGIKIEFIPFRAPEYNTILSTGLTAGRGPDIIHLRAYGGLETFAAPGFIAPLDFAQVPELKRFPLQTIAGARSRKDGRIYGVPFATQTLVIFYNKKIFAQHNLAVPKTWEQFITVMRTLKEKGVVPLANGGKEGWTLEVLSGVIAPNFYGGTTFFEAVTRGQTTFRESAYTSALAKMLELRPYMPTGFMGVDYATMQQMFINEQAAMFIGGSWEIGFFKAQNKNLDFGVFPGPTERADQIPWVSTYADGNYGINAKTANMEAALKFIRFTATLEFGQMFTDLLAQMSAVPGVVVKNPQLQQVQAMNRKATPYIMLVGFRWQAPTGSTLLQSALQGMMAGTMTPAQVGEEVTRGLSSWVDAFRGR; encoded by the coding sequence ATGCGACGGTTGTGCACGGCGATGATCGCGGTGGCCCTCATTGCCACCTTCTTCCCCGCGAGTGTCCTCGGGCAGGAGCCCGCGAAGCTCTCCTTCTGGAGCTGGCGGACCGAGGACAAGTGGGTGTACGACCGGATGATCCGGTTGTTCCAGCAGCGGAATCCCGGGATCAAGATAGAGTTCATCCCGTTCCGTGCGCCCGAGTACAACACGATCCTCTCGACCGGGCTGACCGCGGGACGCGGGCCCGACATCATACACCTGCGGGCGTACGGCGGCCTCGAGACGTTCGCGGCGCCCGGGTTCATCGCGCCCCTGGATTTCGCGCAGGTTCCCGAGCTCAAGCGGTTCCCGCTGCAAACGATCGCGGGCGCGCGCAGCCGCAAGGACGGCCGCATCTACGGCGTGCCGTTTGCCACGCAGACCCTGGTGATCTTCTACAACAAGAAGATCTTCGCCCAGCACAACCTGGCGGTGCCCAAGACCTGGGAGCAGTTCATCACCGTCATGCGGACCCTCAAGGAAAAGGGCGTCGTCCCGCTGGCCAACGGCGGCAAGGAGGGCTGGACGCTCGAGGTGCTCTCGGGCGTGATCGCGCCCAACTTCTACGGCGGGACCACATTCTTTGAGGCGGTCACGCGCGGGCAGACCACGTTCCGCGAATCGGCCTACACGAGCGCCCTGGCGAAGATGCTGGAGCTGCGGCCGTACATGCCCACCGGATTCATGGGCGTGGACTACGCCACGATGCAGCAGATGTTCATCAACGAGCAGGCGGCGATGTTCATCGGCGGGTCGTGGGAGATCGGATTCTTCAAGGCGCAGAACAAGAACCTCGATTTCGGCGTCTTCCCCGGACCGACGGAGCGGGCCGATCAGATTCCCTGGGTCTCGACCTACGCCGACGGCAACTACGGCATAAACGCTAAGACAGCGAACATGGAGGCGGCGCTCAAGTTCATCCGTTTCACCGCCACCCTGGAGTTCGGGCAGATGTTCACCGACCTGCTGGCGCAGATGTCGGCTGTGCCCGGCGTGGTGGTCAAGAACCCCCAGTTGCAGCAGGTGCAGGCGATGAACCGGAAGGCGACGCCCTACATCATGCTGGTGGGATTCCGCTGGCAGGCGCCGACCGGATCCACGCTGCTGCAGAGCGCGCTGCAGGGGATGATGGCCGGCACGATGACGCCGGCGCAGGTGGGCGAAGAGGTAACGCGCGGGTTGAGCTCCTGGGTTGACGCTTTCCGCGGACGGTAG
- a CDS encoding carbohydrate ABC transporter permease, whose product MSGRSRWMPLIQAILIANAVLVLAPMVFMGLSAFKTTREIFQHPLGLPAVWSLDNFSRVWVEARFARYIQNSVMVTAASLALILAFGAMAGYALGRFRFRGNDFLYLYFLSGLMLPIRLAIIPLFIQMRNLNLLDTLWSLILIYAASGLPSAIFILTGFFRTLPADLDSAARIDGAGEWTIFARVMLPLVRPALVIVTVYNLIPIWNDFFFPLVFIQSDHLKTLPLGMTAFFGQYYTDWATLFAGLTLAAIPVVALYVVLSQHFIRGLTAGAVKG is encoded by the coding sequence ATGAGCGGACGCTCGCGGTGGATGCCGCTGATACAGGCGATCCTGATCGCCAACGCCGTCCTCGTGCTCGCGCCGATGGTCTTCATGGGACTCTCGGCGTTCAAGACCACGCGCGAGATCTTCCAGCATCCCCTGGGGCTTCCGGCGGTCTGGAGCCTCGACAACTTCAGCCGGGTCTGGGTGGAGGCGCGCTTCGCCCGCTACATCCAGAACAGCGTGATGGTAACCGCGGCCTCGCTGGCCCTCATCCTGGCCTTTGGGGCGATGGCGGGCTATGCGCTCGGACGGTTCCGGTTCCGCGGCAACGACTTCCTGTACCTGTACTTCCTCAGCGGCTTGATGCTGCCGATCCGGCTGGCCATCATCCCGCTGTTCATCCAGATGCGCAATCTGAACCTGCTGGACACGTTGTGGTCGCTGATCCTGATATACGCGGCCTCGGGGCTGCCCAGCGCGATCTTCATTCTCACCGGGTTCTTCCGCACGCTGCCGGCCGACCTCGACAGCGCCGCCCGCATTGACGGCGCCGGCGAATGGACGATCTTCGCGCGGGTGATGCTCCCGTTGGTGCGCCCGGCGCTGGTCATCGTGACCGTGTACAACCTGATCCCGATCTGGAACGACTTCTTCTTCCCGCTGGTCTTCATACAGTCGGACCACCTCAAGACGCTCCCGCTGGGCATGACCGCCTTCTTCGGACAGTACTACACCGACTGGGCGACGCTGTTCGCCGGCCTCACGCTGGCGGCGATTCCGGTGGTGGCGCTGTACGTAGTGCTCTCGCAGCACTTCATTCGCGGCCTGACCGCCGGAGCGGTCAAGGGGTGA
- a CDS encoding 5-oxoprolinase subunit PxpA gives MRATVDLNADGGEGFGAYAIGADAELLRSVTSLNVACGAHAGDPVVIRRTIRAAVAAGVAVGAHPGFPDLQGFGRRAMHIAPADLVAMLIYQIGAVAALAASEGARLRHVKAHGALYNMAVADAALAGAIAEAAAAFEGLWLYAPPSSAMAAAAESRGIAVACEAFLDRGYLHDGTLVPRTEPGALLTDPEQVAARAVALATGGTITATDGARILLRPHTLCVHSDTPGAGALAAAARAALEAAGVRVAPPWSAP, from the coding sequence ATGCGCGCGACGGTTGATCTCAACGCGGACGGAGGTGAGGGGTTCGGAGCCTACGCCATCGGCGCAGATGCCGAACTGCTGCGCTCGGTGACCTCGCTCAACGTGGCGTGTGGCGCCCACGCCGGTGACCCCGTGGTTATCCGCCGAACGATCCGCGCGGCCGTCGCGGCAGGGGTCGCGGTGGGCGCGCACCCCGGCTTCCCCGATCTCCAGGGGTTCGGCCGCCGGGCGATGCACATCGCCCCTGCGGATCTAGTGGCGATGCTGATCTACCAGATCGGCGCGGTCGCGGCGCTGGCCGCGTCCGAGGGCGCGCGGCTGCGGCACGTGAAGGCCCACGGCGCGCTCTACAACATGGCGGTCGCCGACGCGGCGCTGGCCGGAGCCATCGCAGAGGCCGCGGCCGCGTTCGAGGGGCTGTGGCTGTACGCGCCGCCCAGTTCGGCGATGGCCGCCGCCGCCGAATCCCGCGGGATTGCGGTGGCGTGTGAGGCGTTCCTCGACCGGGGTTACCTCCACGACGGCACGCTGGTGCCGCGCACCGAGCCGGGAGCCCTGCTGACCGATCCGGAACAGGTGGCCGCGCGCGCGGTGGCGCTGGCGACAGGAGGGACGATCACCGCGACGGACGGCGCCAGGATCCTGTTGCGGCCGCACACCCTGTGCGTCCACAGCGATACCCCGGGCGCCGGCGCCCTCGCGGCCGCGGCCCGCGCCGCGCTGGAGGCAGCCGGGGTGCGCGTGGCCCCGCCTTGGAGCGCTCCGTGA
- a CDS encoding MBL fold metallo-hydrolase, protein MIVETLQLGPIATNCYIVRDETTGRATVIDPGGDAPRLMAVLKRGNLTVEAIVATHAHFDHIGAVRDLVLATGAPFLAGEAEAPVLATAVEQALMFFGISVSPPPAPDRLLRDGDELTLGGALFRVAHTPGHSPGHICLLGDGVAFVGDVVFPGSIGRTDLPGGDYDTLMRSIARHILTLPDETVLYSGHGPETTVGRERRTNPFLVGLAPAAGS, encoded by the coding sequence GTGATAGTCGAGACACTGCAACTCGGTCCCATAGCGACCAACTGCTACATTGTCCGCGACGAAACCACCGGAAGAGCGACGGTCATTGACCCCGGGGGCGACGCCCCTCGCCTGATGGCGGTGTTGAAGCGCGGCAACCTCACGGTGGAAGCGATTGTCGCCACCCACGCCCACTTCGATCACATCGGCGCCGTGCGCGATCTCGTGCTTGCGACCGGCGCGCCCTTCCTGGCCGGCGAGGCCGAGGCCCCGGTGCTGGCGACCGCGGTCGAGCAGGCCCTGATGTTCTTCGGCATCTCCGTGTCGCCGCCGCCTGCGCCGGATCGCCTCCTGCGCGACGGCGATGAGCTGACGCTGGGGGGCGCCCTGTTCAGGGTCGCGCACACGCCCGGGCACAGCCCCGGCCATATCTGCCTGCTGGGAGATGGGGTGGCCTTCGTGGGAGACGTGGTCTTCCCGGGCAGCATCGGCCGCACCGACCTGCCGGGGGGAGATTACGACACCCTGATGCGTTCGATCGCCCGACACATCCTGACGCTGCCCGACGAGACCGTTCTCTACAGCGGCCACGGTCCGGAGACCACGGTCGGCCGCGAGCGCCGCACCAATCCCTTCCTGGTTGGGCTCGCTCCGGCGGCAGGTAGCTGA
- a CDS encoding N-acetylmannosamine-6-phosphate 2-epimerase — MDGTAAHHSLTVHPALAAMRGGLIVSCQARPDNPLHGAVFMAAMARAASGAGALGLRMNGPEDIRAARAAVDLPIIGLYKRPYDDCQVLITPTFAEAEVVAASGAAIIALDATSRRRPDGVRLEELIARIHDELGLPVLADVSGIEDGLAAASAGADAVATTLSGYVDPGAPPPENPDFDLVAALAARVRVPVIAEGRIKTPAQAREALDRGAFAVVVGTAITNPREIARGFVQALAPHAGGRTTQGW, encoded by the coding sequence ATGGACGGAACCGCGGCGCACCACTCCCTCACCGTCCACCCGGCGCTGGCGGCGATGCGCGGGGGGCTGATCGTGTCGTGTCAGGCGCGGCCGGATAACCCCCTCCACGGAGCGGTTTTCATGGCGGCGATGGCGCGGGCCGCATCCGGCGCCGGCGCGCTGGGGCTGCGCATGAACGGACCCGAGGACATACGCGCCGCGCGCGCCGCGGTGGACCTGCCCATCATCGGCCTGTACAAGCGGCCCTACGACGACTGCCAGGTCCTCATCACGCCCACCTTCGCCGAGGCCGAGGTGGTGGCCGCTTCCGGCGCGGCGATCATCGCGCTGGACGCCACCAGCCGCCGGAGGCCCGACGGTGTGCGACTGGAGGAGCTGATCGCTAGAATCCACGACGAACTGGGCCTGCCGGTACTGGCGGATGTCTCCGGCATCGAGGACGGGCTGGCCGCCGCATCCGCGGGGGCCGACGCGGTGGCGACCACGCTGTCGGGCTATGTGGACCCGGGGGCGCCTCCGCCCGAGAATCCCGACTTCGATCTGGTAGCGGCCCTTGCCGCGCGTGTGCGCGTGCCGGTCATCGCCGAAGGCCGGATCAAGACCCCTGCGCAGGCGCGCGAGGCATTGGACCGCGGGGCGTTCGCCGTGGTGGTGGGCACCGCGATTACCAACCCCAGGGAGATCGCGCGGGGGTTCGTGCAGGCGCTGGCCCCGCACGCCGGGGGGCGGACGACGCAGGGATGGTAG
- a CDS encoding M55 family metallopeptidase gives MRVLIWADMEGVAGISTWEQVAGSLPLYEEGRRLYTEEINAAVRGTLAAGATEVVVIDGHGGSHPGARGFLSLIPERLEPGARYVLGHTWTRHIEPFERGCDAALLVAAHAMSGTPGGVLSHTVSSESWYAATINGTPVGETGIVAAIAGCWNTPVVFLSGDEAVCREARTLLGPGLVTAPVKQGLSRYSARHLAPAEARALIESGAREAVARGALTGRSGWPAPLRFTAPVTFQVELTTPDRAEAYRGRAGVEVAGPRTVRATGETFWQAWDAFWHHG, from the coding sequence ATGCGCGTACTGATCTGGGCCGACATGGAAGGCGTTGCCGGTATCTCCACCTGGGAGCAGGTAGCCGGCAGCCTGCCGCTCTACGAGGAGGGGCGCCGCCTCTACACCGAGGAGATCAACGCAGCGGTCCGCGGCACTCTGGCGGCAGGGGCCACCGAGGTCGTGGTGATTGACGGGCACGGGGGAAGCCATCCCGGGGCGCGCGGCTTCCTGAGTCTGATTCCTGAGCGCCTCGAGCCCGGCGCCCGCTACGTGCTCGGCCATACCTGGACGCGCCACATCGAGCCGTTCGAGCGCGGATGCGATGCCGCCCTGCTGGTGGCTGCGCACGCGATGTCCGGCACGCCAGGTGGCGTCCTGTCCCATACCGTCTCTTCGGAATCCTGGTACGCCGCTACGATCAACGGCACACCGGTTGGGGAGACCGGCATCGTCGCCGCGATCGCCGGCTGCTGGAACACTCCGGTCGTGTTTCTGTCCGGGGACGAGGCGGTGTGCCGCGAGGCCCGAACCCTGCTCGGCCCCGGACTCGTGACCGCGCCGGTGAAGCAGGGGTTGAGCCGGTACTCCGCGCGGCACCTGGCCCCAGCCGAGGCCCGCGCGCTTATAGAATCAGGGGCTCGGGAAGCCGTGGCCCGGGGAGCCCTGACCGGCCGGTCGGGCTGGCCGGCTCCGCTCAGGTTCACCGCGCCCGTGACGTTTCAGGTAGAGCTGACCACCCCGGACCGCGCGGAGGCGTATCGTGGCCGGGCCGGCGTCGAGGTGGCCGGCCCGCGTACGGTGCGCGCCACCGGCGAGACATTCTGGCAGGCCTGGGACGCGTTCTGGCACCACGGCTAG